The following are encoded together in the Robertmurraya sp. FSL R5-0851 genome:
- a CDS encoding Dps family protein → MELQAQLNQQIANWNVLYTKLHRFHWYVKGPLFFTLHAKFEELYNESGLVVDQLAERLLAIGGQPVATMKEYLETATLIETNNETKASEMVSALVADYKQIKDELSSLANLAEENHDIITNDMATGLIESLDTHIWMLTAYLGE, encoded by the coding sequence ATGGAATTACAAGCTCAATTAAATCAACAAATCGCAAACTGGAATGTTTTATACACGAAGCTTCACCGTTTCCATTGGTACGTAAAAGGTCCTTTATTCTTTACCCTACATGCCAAGTTTGAGGAATTATATAATGAATCAGGTTTAGTAGTTGATCAATTGGCAGAACGATTATTAGCCATCGGTGGACAACCAGTAGCTACTATGAAGGAATATTTAGAAACAGCTACTCTAATTGAAACGAATAATGAAACAAAAGCTAGTGAAATGGTTTCTGCTCTTGTTGCAGACTACAAACAAATTAAGGATGAACTCTCTTCATTAGCTAATCTAGCTGAAGAAAACCATGACATCATTACTAACGATATGGCAACAGGACTTATTGAGTCACTTGATACACATATTTGGATGTTGACTGCTTACTTAGGAGAATAA
- a CDS encoding mannitol-1-phosphate 5-dehydrogenase, which yields MFALHFGAGNIGRGFIGLLLQQSGYEVCFADVNAEIVDLLNERKEYKVELANKEQTETTVTNISAINSVINGELVEEAIVQADLITTAVGPNILAIIAPMIAKGLKKRAAISTKPLNIIACENMIGGSAFLKEKVYEHLTEEERNSFDSLYGFPNSAVDRIVPNQSNDDKLLVKVEPFFEWVIEQTAWVGEKPSIKGATLVDDLAPFIERKLFTVNTGHAAIAYVGSVYGFHPIAEAIQNEQVNQIVSGALQESGRVLVKKYGFSNEQHQAYIQKIIGRFKNEYIIDDVKRVGRSPLRKLGIHDRLFAPAIEYFNEFQEAPVNLCKVIAAALLFTSNDDQEALELQKSLKNDGVVAVLTRLTNLDPNHSIIQTVVEEYKQFQNQLS from the coding sequence ATGTTTGCTCTACATTTTGGTGCGGGGAATATTGGTCGTGGTTTTATAGGTTTGTTGTTACAACAGTCAGGCTATGAGGTGTGCTTTGCCGATGTGAATGCAGAAATCGTTGACTTACTTAATGAGCGTAAAGAGTACAAAGTGGAATTAGCAAATAAGGAACAAACAGAGACAACGGTGACAAACATATCTGCGATTAACAGTGTCATAAATGGTGAGTTAGTTGAAGAGGCAATTGTTCAGGCAGATCTTATTACCACTGCAGTGGGTCCGAATATTTTAGCTATTATTGCACCGATGATTGCTAAAGGATTGAAAAAAAGAGCTGCTATTTCAACTAAACCGTTAAATATTATCGCGTGTGAAAATATGATTGGAGGGAGTGCATTTCTCAAAGAGAAGGTATACGAACATTTGACGGAGGAAGAAAGAAATAGCTTTGATTCCCTATACGGGTTTCCCAACTCTGCGGTGGACCGAATTGTTCCGAACCAATCAAATGACGACAAGCTCTTGGTGAAAGTTGAGCCGTTCTTCGAATGGGTCATTGAGCAAACGGCTTGGGTAGGAGAGAAGCCATCTATTAAGGGAGCAACACTGGTGGATGATTTGGCCCCATTTATCGAGAGAAAGTTGTTTACAGTTAATACAGGACACGCAGCCATTGCTTATGTGGGTTCCGTATACGGGTTTCATCCGATAGCAGAAGCGATACAAAATGAACAAGTTAATCAGATTGTTTCAGGAGCATTGCAAGAGTCAGGAAGAGTACTTGTTAAAAAGTATGGATTTTCCAATGAACAGCATCAAGCATATATTCAGAAAATTATTGGCCGTTTCAAAAATGAATATATTATTGATGATGTAAAAAGAGTGGGAAGATCTCCTCTCCGAAAGCTAGGCATTCACGACCGATTATTTGCTCCAGCAATAGAATATTTCAACGAGTTTCAGGAAGCACCAGTTAATCTATGTAAAGTCATTGCTGCTGCGTTATTATTTACATCAAATGATGATCAAGAAGCACTTGAGCTTCAAAAGAGTTTGAAGAACGATGGAGTTGTTGCAGTATTAACGAGGTTAACAAATTTAGACCCAAATCATTCCATTATCCAGACGGTTGTGGAGGAATATAAGCAATTCCAAAATCAGCTATCATAA
- a CDS encoding YpzG family protein, giving the protein MSFRDHLDQHSQLFCHTWTRRKHASSSQVNGETRKSQAEIILAKNAKAHRW; this is encoded by the coding sequence ATGAGTTTTAGAGATCATTTGGATCAACATTCTCAACTTTTTTGTCACACGTGGACGAGACGAAAGCATGCTAGTAGTTCTCAAGTAAATGGAGAGACTAGAAAGTCGCAGGCAGAAATTATTCTGGCTAAGAATGCAAAGGCTCATCGCTGGTAA
- the adhE gene encoding bifunctional acetaldehyde-CoA/alcohol dehydrogenase, giving the protein MAVEEKVLTENQEVAKMIDELVAKGQKALKEFQGFTQEMIDSIVKEMALAGLDQHMPLAKLAVEETGRGVFEDKMIKNIFATEYVYNNIKNNKTVGIIDDNQYEGVYTIADPVGVVAGVTPVTNPTSTTMFKSLIAIKTRNPIIFAFHPSAQKCSSEAARVVRDAAIKAGAPENCIQWVEKPSVAATQALMKHPGISLILATGGPGMVKSAYSSGKPALGVGAGNVPCYIEKSAKIKRAVNDLILSKTFDNGMICASEQAVIIDKEIYNEVKKELISNKCYFLNDAEKKKVEALVINENTCAVNPTIVGMPAAKIAQLAGVEVPEDTKILIAELKTVGPESPLSREKLSPVLACFKVNSLEEGLTRAEEMLEFGGLGHSAVLHSTNEEVMKEFGLRMKAGRIIVNAPSSQGAIGDIYNAFMPSLTLGCGTFGGNSVSQNVGAIHLVNIKKLAKRNNNMQWFKVPPKIYFEKNSTQYLAKMPNVSRAFIVTDPGMVKLGYVDIVTRYLRQRPNLVHVEVFSAVEPDPSIDTVMAGAEAMAAFQPDVIIALGGGSAMDAAKGMWLFYEHPDADFFGLKQKFLDIRKRVVKYPKLGEKTQFVAIPTTSGTGSEVTSFSVITDKVNNIKYPLADYELTPDVAIIDPQFVMTVPKVITADTGMDVLTHAFEAYVSIMANDYTDGLAMKAIQLVFEYLPRAFRDGSDAVAREKMHNASTIAGMAFANAFLGINHSLAHKLGAEFHIAHGRSNTILMPHVIRYNATKPTKFAAFPKYENFIADQRYAEIARTLGLPARTTEEGVESLIQAVIKLAKELEIPMSIEANGVTKEAFEAKVDYLAERAFEDQCTTANPKLPLVTELADIYREAFKGV; this is encoded by the coding sequence ATGGCAGTTGAAGAAAAAGTGCTAACTGAAAATCAAGAAGTAGCAAAAATGATTGATGAGTTAGTTGCAAAAGGTCAAAAAGCGTTGAAGGAATTCCAAGGTTTCACACAAGAAATGATTGATAGCATTGTAAAGGAAATGGCTCTTGCTGGACTTGACCAACATATGCCTTTAGCAAAACTAGCGGTAGAAGAAACAGGCCGCGGAGTTTTTGAAGATAAAATGATTAAAAATATTTTTGCAACTGAATATGTTTACAACAATATTAAAAATAACAAAACAGTTGGAATTATCGATGACAACCAATATGAAGGTGTTTATACAATCGCTGATCCAGTTGGCGTGGTTGCTGGGGTAACACCTGTAACAAATCCAACATCAACTACAATGTTCAAATCATTAATTGCTATCAAAACAAGAAACCCAATCATCTTTGCTTTCCATCCATCTGCACAAAAATGTAGCAGTGAAGCCGCACGTGTCGTACGCGATGCAGCGATTAAAGCTGGTGCTCCTGAAAACTGTATTCAGTGGGTTGAAAAGCCATCTGTAGCAGCTACTCAAGCATTGATGAAGCACCCTGGAATTTCACTTATTTTAGCAACGGGTGGACCTGGAATGGTTAAATCAGCTTATAGCTCTGGTAAGCCTGCTCTAGGTGTTGGTGCCGGTAACGTTCCTTGCTATATTGAAAAATCTGCAAAGATCAAGCGTGCTGTAAATGACTTAATCCTATCTAAGACTTTTGACAACGGTATGATATGCGCTTCTGAACAAGCGGTTATTATTGATAAAGAAATCTACAATGAAGTGAAGAAAGAACTAATTTCTAATAAGTGCTACTTCCTAAACGATGCAGAAAAGAAAAAGGTTGAGGCATTGGTTATTAATGAAAATACATGTGCAGTTAACCCAACGATCGTAGGGATGCCTGCTGCTAAAATTGCACAGCTTGCTGGAGTAGAAGTGCCTGAAGATACAAAGATTCTTATTGCTGAACTTAAGACAGTTGGACCTGAATCTCCACTTTCTCGTGAAAAACTAAGCCCAGTTCTTGCTTGCTTCAAGGTGAACAGCTTGGAAGAAGGTTTAACACGCGCTGAAGAAATGCTTGAATTCGGTGGACTTGGTCACTCAGCTGTTCTTCACTCAACAAATGAAGAAGTAATGAAGGAATTTGGACTTCGTATGAAGGCTGGTCGTATCATCGTTAATGCTCCTTCTTCACAAGGCGCAATTGGCGACATCTATAACGCATTTATGCCATCATTAACACTTGGTTGCGGTACATTCGGTGGAAACTCTGTATCTCAAAACGTAGGAGCGATCCATCTTGTAAATATTAAAAAGTTAGCGAAGAGGAATAATAATATGCAATGGTTTAAGGTTCCACCTAAAATCTATTTCGAGAAAAATTCTACTCAGTACCTAGCTAAAATGCCAAATGTTTCAAGAGCATTTATCGTTACTGACCCTGGAATGGTAAAACTAGGATATGTTGACATCGTGACTCGTTACCTTCGTCAACGTCCAAATCTAGTTCATGTTGAAGTATTTTCAGCCGTTGAGCCAGATCCATCTATCGACACAGTTATGGCTGGTGCAGAAGCTATGGCAGCATTCCAACCAGATGTAATTATTGCACTTGGTGGTGGTTCTGCAATGGATGCTGCAAAAGGTATGTGGTTATTCTACGAACACCCAGATGCAGACTTCTTTGGATTAAAACAAAAATTCTTAGATATTCGTAAGCGTGTTGTTAAGTATCCTAAGTTAGGTGAAAAAACTCAGTTTGTTGCGATTCCAACAACTTCTGGAACTGGTTCTGAGGTAACATCTTTCTCTGTTATCACAGACAAGGTAAACAACATTAAGTATCCATTAGCAGATTATGAGTTAACTCCAGATGTAGCGATCATCGATCCACAATTTGTTATGACGGTTCCTAAGGTCATTACCGCTGATACTGGTATGGACGTATTAACTCACGCGTTCGAAGCTTATGTATCTATTATGGCTAACGACTATACAGATGGATTAGCAATGAAAGCTATTCAACTGGTATTCGAATACCTGCCAAGAGCTTTCCGCGATGGCAGTGACGCAGTAGCACGTGAAAAAATGCATAATGCATCAACGATTGCGGGTATGGCATTTGCTAACGCATTCCTTGGAATCAACCACAGCTTGGCACATAAACTTGGTGCAGAATTCCACATTGCTCACGGACGTTCTAACACCATCTTAATGCCACATGTTATTCGTTATAATGCAACCAAACCAACAAAGTTTGCTGCATTCCCTAAATACGAGAACTTTATTGCAGACCAGCGTTATGCTGAAATTGCAAGAACATTAGGTCTCCCTGCTCGTACAACGGAAGAAGGTGTTGAAAGCTTAATCCAAGCCGTTATCAAGCTGGCTAAAGAGCTAGAAATTCCTATGAGTATTGAAGCTAACGGAGTAACAAAAGAAGCATTTGAAGCAAAAGTTGATTACCTTGCTGAGCGTGCCTTTGAAGATCAGTGTACAACGGCTAACCCTAAATTACCGCTAGTAACTGAATTAGCAGACATTTATCGCGAAGCATTCAAAGGAGTATAA